Proteins encoded within one genomic window of Bacillus sp. 1NLA3E:
- the ytxC gene encoding putative sporulation protein YtxC, translating into MIEIHFQRIEDTTAFYQQIKKSVSSQPDNHILLDEDRHIVKILTETLTEPSFHEIKKVFYHFILHTKCDDWFRTLITDRYFYTDEEEIQQILEIIHSILEGERTELTVFLKDAGEKNLLKQAINQVMKKKISFSFDSFVTFRLRPFINRLEKYVELSIDEYKMEQEYQMFIQTLRDFISSRSAQKNSLHLLIDEEVMFFNEHFSEIKRIELTKMIDRKLLFNHPVYVDSTTIAPLLSIAPQFIFLYSKDPDQPLIRTIQNIFEERVFIESVSRFQERQQLYLSEINKESLDFPEMTHYNNVHNNSNNFL; encoded by the coding sequence TTGATTGAAATCCATTTTCAACGAATAGAGGATACTACCGCTTTTTATCAGCAAATTAAAAAGAGCGTGTCCTCTCAGCCTGACAATCATATTCTTCTTGATGAAGATCGTCATATAGTAAAAATTTTAACAGAAACTTTAACAGAACCATCTTTCCACGAAATAAAAAAGGTCTTTTATCATTTTATTCTGCATACTAAATGTGATGATTGGTTTCGTACTCTCATTACTGACCGTTATTTTTATACGGATGAGGAAGAAATCCAACAAATACTTGAAATTATCCATTCTATTTTAGAAGGGGAACGAACGGAACTAACTGTATTTTTAAAGGATGCTGGTGAAAAAAATCTTCTTAAACAAGCTATTAATCAAGTTATGAAAAAGAAGATTTCATTTTCCTTTGATTCCTTTGTCACCTTTCGCTTACGTCCGTTTATCAACAGGCTCGAGAAGTATGTGGAGCTTTCCATAGATGAATATAAAATGGAACAGGAATATCAGATGTTTATTCAAACATTAAGGGATTTTATCTCTAGTCGGTCGGCCCAGAAAAACAGTCTTCATTTATTGATTGATGAGGAAGTGATGTTTTTTAATGAACATTTTTCGGAAATAAAACGGATTGAATTAACAAAAATGATTGATAGAAAGCTTTTGTTTAACCATCCTGTGTATGTGGATTCAACGACAATTGCCCCACTTTTATCAATCGCTCCCCAATTCATTTTTTTATATTCTAAAGATCCGGACCAACCACTTATTCGAACGATCCAAAACATTTTTGAGGAAAGGGTCTTCATCGAAAGTGTTTCACGGTTTCAAGAGAGGCAACAGCTTTATCTTTCGGAAATAAATAAAGAATCCCTTGATTTTCCTGAAATGACACACTATAATAACGTACATAATAACTCAAATAATTTTTTGTGA